The following DNA comes from Capsicum annuum cultivar UCD-10X-F1 chromosome 7, UCD10Xv1.1, whole genome shotgun sequence.
AAAGAagatgagatttttgagatactTCTCTGTCTCAGAGACAAATGGTTACGTTGACCATGAGAAGCTGGAAGGTTTGGAGATCCGAATTCAGTTCATGGCTGACAATGTAAGAGACTTGCGTTTTGGTTTTTGGGTTTATGGGGATGAAGATGATACCGAGAGTAAGCCACATTATCTACTATTCCTACTAATATCACTGCTCACAACATTGATGTGGCAATAGAGTTCGTGTTGGTTTTTCTGGGTGATGTGCGGAATCATGTTATTAATGGTAAGAGGTTGAATGAAGTCTTAGAAAAGATTGGAGTTCTTGTGGGCGACATACTATGAGCAACTCAAATGCTTCTAGTAGGATCTACAATCAAAGAAGACGCGAACAAGATTGATCTTGGTGTATGAAGCTGAAGTTGCTATTGACTACTCTTTATCGATATAATACTCTTTGGCATTCTTTTTTCTCACTTCCTGCAATCATAGAAGAGATCAATCGTATTAATGTGAAGGTGACAGAGATGCGGTTCATGAACCTTGCTCCGCGGTCATGCTCTGTAGTTAAATATCTGCCTACTCAACATAGCAATCCTGTGACTGTTGAGGAGATGGTGGATTTTGGGAATGACAAAGATAAAATGATTCAGTATCTGGCTAGAGGTACAAATAAGCTAGATGCCGTCCCCATTGTAGGCACGGGGACAGGGAAAAACGACTATTGCTAGAAAGGTGTTTAATAATGACATCATTGTTTCTCATTTTGATGTTCGAGCATGTTGTGTTATTTACCAAAAATATAGCTGGAGAGAGCATTACAAGAGATTTTCAGTCAAGTTACCAATTTCAAGGACAAAGGAGATATGGATAATGACGTCCTTGCCGacattttgaagaaaaatctaaCCTGAAAGAGATATCTCATCGTCCTAGACGATATGTGGGATGGGGTGGCATGGGATGACTCATACCATTGTTTACCCGATGTTGGAAATGGAAGCAGAATTGTAGTAACAACTCGACTTCAAAAACTGGGTGAACATGTCAAGCGctatattgatctttatttcctTCCATTCCTCACACTAGATGAGAGTTGCAAATTGTTGCAGAAAAAAGCGTTTCTAAAGTAAGATTGTCCTCCTGAACTACAAGATGTGTGTCTAGCAGTCGCAAAAAGATGCGGAGGATTGCCTCAAGTGGTTGTCTTGGTATAGTCTTCAGCAATGCAGCTAAGTTACGATAACTTACCTGATCATATAAGACCATGCTTCCTTTATATTTGGATGTTTCCGGAGGATGCAAGAATTTCAGTATCTAAATTGATAAGTCTATGGATTGCGGAAGGCTTCATGCAGAACATTGAATCTGGGAGATTAATGGAAGAGGTAGCTGAACGTTACTTGATGGATCTCATCCATAGTAACATGGTAATGGTTTCAAAGAGAAGATATAACGGTAAGGTCAAGTACTGCcatgttcatgttcatgataaTTTAACGAGGATTACTAGTTTTGAAAGAACGGTTTTTGTCATTGAGGAGAGCGCGATATCTGTGTTTGCAGGACTACCAAGTCCGCAGTGTCTCAAATTAGTGGATTTGGTTTATAAGTCGTAAAAGTGGTGCCTCAAAGAGATCACGTTCCATAAACTTAAGTTCTTGAAACTGGTCAACTTAAGTATCTCAAGGTGGGATGTTTCagaaggaaacttttcctatGCTTGAAACACTTGTTCTAGAAGATTGTAACGAGCTCGAGGACATCCCCTCTAGCTTTGCAGATATTTCGACATTAAAACAGATTAAGTTTTGCAATTGAAGGACGCAACCGCATTGAACTCATTTTGAGTAAGTAGAAACTAACTCCTATGCGTTGTTTTTGAGTATCTACATCCATCTAGTTTGATAACAATATGTTCAATACAGTATTGGAAGGCTGTGAGTCAAGGATGTGGCTGTAACCGCAACAATGACTTGCTTTCATTTAATTGCTCCATGTCAATCTCAAAGTAACGAGGATGTGTTTGAATTAGACAACTGTTAGGACAACGGAGTGGATGGAATTCATTTCTTAGCTAATTGTTGCAGTCGCGCTCATGTTGAAGTCGATTAGATTGTGACACTAGTATCGACTACTATGTTTGTTGTTTCGATAGATCAACTCTTTTTCTGTATGTTTTAGGTGATTGGAGACCAATATATTTCAGATGGTTGAATACAAGTACATTAGTTGAAGATGAGTATTCCTGTAAAACTGTTGATTTTTAGAAGGTAGACTCAAAAGGTTTTGGTAGCTTAGAATCAAATGATTCAGGTGCAATCCATACATAATGTCTTCGTGAGTGAACGTGCAAAAGTCATCTATGTTGTTCGAGCTGTTTAAAAATGTCACCCAGTGTGATTGGTTTTCCGGTAGTACTTGTTTGAATAATCCGACACGACTGCTACAATATTTTACAGTAAGAATAAAAGGACGGTAATCAGTCTTTAGTGAGTGCAGGTGAAGATCTAAACAGCAACTAAACAATCTACTATGCTTTCCAATGTCAATCAGATCACATCACATCACATCCTAAAGTTCAGTGTAAAGATGTTGCTTTCTTTATTCTTATGCCCTTTTTTTATGCCCTTTTTGCAGTCGGTCAAGGGGAAGCATGTTTTGATTCCTCCAACTTATGATAGTTGAGTAATCATCTGAGAAATTAACTCATTTTTTGTTAGACATTATGATAGTTGAGTATTCATCTGAGAAAGTAACTCATTTTTTGTTAGACATTAACGA
Coding sequences within:
- the LOC124885665 gene encoding toMV resistant protein Tm-2 netted virescent-like encodes the protein MQLSYDNLPDHIRPCFLYIWMFPEDARISVSKLISLWIAEGFMQNIESGRLMEEVAERYLMDLIHSNMVMVSKRRYNGKVKYCHVHVHDNLTRITSFERTVFVIEESAISVFAGLPSPQCLKLVDLVYKS